The Agrobacterium larrymoorei sequence AACTACGCACCTCTACAAAGCGCCATGGTGCGGGGGAAACATTCAAAAGAGATTAAAAATACGCGCAGAAATCTGGTACGAAACGTACAATTCTGCCACTTTTGCAAGAAAAAGCCCCTGCCGCGGTTGCGGAAGGGGCGTGTTTTCCAAACCGGGTGCCGGTCGATTACCAAGACGGGATGACGGTGCCGTTGTACTTTTCCAGAATGAAATTCTTCACTTCCGGGCTGTGGTAAGACTCCACCAGCGTCTTGACCCAAGGCTTGTCCTTGTCTTCCGAGCGAACCGCAATCACATTCGCATAGGGAGACTTTTCGCTTTCGATGGCGATCGAATCCTTCTTCGGGTTGAGACCGGCGGCGGTTGCATAATTGGTGTTGATCACCGACGCGTCGGTATCGTCCAGCGAACGCGGCAGTTGTGCGGCGTCGAGTTCGACGATCTGGATGTTCTTCGGGTTCTCGGTGATGTCGGCTGGCGTGACCTTGAGGCCGACAGCTTCGTTCACCTTGATCAGGCCCTTGGAAGCCAGAACCAGAAGCGCGCGGCCACCATTGGTCGGGTCGTTCGGGATGCCGACGGTTGCGCCATCCTTCAACTCGTCCAGGCTCTTCACCTTCTTGGAGTAGACGCCCATCGGCGTGGTGATGGTGGTGCCGACGCTGACGAGATCGAACTTGCGGTCGGCGATCTGGTTGTCGAGATAGGGCTGGTGCTGGAAGGAGTTGGCCTGCAACTCGCCATCGGCCAGCGCCTGGTTCGGCACGACGTAGTCGGAGAATTCGAGGATCTCGATGTCGAGGCCCTTGGTGGCTGCAATCTTCTTCACCTGCTCCATGATCTGCGCATGTTCGGCAGGTGTTACGCCGACCTTGATGGTTTCAGCCAGCGCGCTGCCGGCAAAAAGAGCTGCGAGAGAAGCAGCGATAATAAGCTTTTTCATATGTTGTCTCCTTGGGTTTATGGTTTGGTCTCGGTGAGCACCGGTTGCTCCGGTGCTTCGTTTTTCAGGTCTTGCGGTTGCGCTTGTCGAAGCTGCGGGCAAGCGCGTCACCTGCGCTTTGCACCAGCTGAACCAGCACGATGAGGACGATGACCACCGCCAGCATCACATCCGGCATGAAGCGCTGGTAGCCATAGCGAATGCCGAGGTCTCCAAGCCCGCCGCCGCCGACAGCGCCCACCATCGCCGAATAGCCGATCAGGCTGACGAGCGTGAGGGTCAGCGCGAGCGTAATGCCGGGCTTGGCTTCGGCCAGAAGCACCTTGGTGACGATCTGAAGCGGTGTCGCACCCATGGCGCGCGCCGCTTCGATCAGCCCCTTGTCCACCTCGCGGATCGCCGCTTCCACCAGCCTTGCAATGAAAGGCACGGTCGCGACGGTGAGGGGCACGATGGCGGCATTGGTGCCGATCGATGTGCCAGCAACCAGCCGGGTGAAGGGAATGATCGCCACCACCAGAATGATGAAGGGCGTGGAGCGCGCCGCATTGACGATGAAGCCGATAATGCGGTTCGTCATAGGCGCTTCGAACAGCTCGCCCTTGCCGCTGGTGGCGAGAAAGATGCCGATCGGCAGTCCGAGCACGGACCCGACGATGCCGGAAACCGCCACCATATGCAGCGTCTGGATCAGGCCTTTGAGGAGAATGTTGAACAGCATATCAGGCGACATAGCCAAGCACCTCCGTCGTCAGGCCCGTTTCGTCATAGAAGTGTTTCGCCCGTGCCAGAACCTCGGGCGTTGCCGGGTAGGACACGACCAGCGAGCCGAAGGGCGCCCCGGCAATCTCTTCGATGGTGCCCGCCAGAATATTCACATCCGGGCCGATCTCGGCGACAAGACGTGCAGTGAGAGGCTGGAACGCCGTATCGCCGAAGAAGACGAGACGCACCAGAATGCGGTCGCCTGCTGCTGCTTCACTCTTCAGGCCGGACGTGACCCAATGCGGCAGCTTGACGCCGACGGCGGACGACAACAGGCTGCGTGTCGTCTCGTGGCGCGGATGGGTGAAGATATCGAAGGTGGAGCCCTGCTCGACGATCAACCCCTTGTCGATGACGGCAACCTGCGAAGCGATGGTCTTCACCACCTCCATCTCATGGGTGATGAGCAGCACGGTCAGGCCAAGCTCGGCATTGATGCGCTTCAACAATTCGAGGATCGATTGCGTCGTTTCCGGATCGAGCGCTGAGGTCGCCTCGTCGGAGAGCAGCAGCTTCGGCTCAGTCGCAAGCGCACGTGCAATGCCCACACGCTGCTTCTGGCCGCCGGAAAGCTCTGCCGGATAGCGCTTGGCCTTATCGCCGAGACCGACGAGATCGAGCAACGGTCCGACTTTGCGCTGGATCTCTTGCCTCGAGACACCCGAAATTTCCAGCGGCAGCGCCACATTGTCGTAAGCCGTGCGCGACGACAGCAGATTGAAGTGCTGGAAGATCATGCCGACCGAGCGGCGAAGCGAGCGCAAGCCGCCCTCGTCCAGCGCGCCGACATCGACGCCATCCACCACCACCTTGCCGGATGTCGGCCGTTCCAGCCCGTTGACGAGGCGGATCATGGTGGACTTGCCGGCACCCGAACGGCCGATAATGCCGGAAATGCCGCCACGCGGGACGACGAAATCCACGCCTGCAAGCGCGGTGAAGGCGGGCTCTTTGCCGTTGCCGCCAAAGGTTTTCGTCACAGCCTCGAACGCCACCATCGGGTCGGCTGTCGAGGTCGGGATAGGACGCGCTGCGCCCTTACTGATGTCGGAATTCATGCCATTGCTCTTGAGGAAACTGTCTCTTCATTCCGGCCGACGGCCCATCAGGCCACAACCGTTTACGCCGCCATAAG is a genomic window containing:
- a CDS encoding MetQ/NlpA family ABC transporter substrate-binding protein — protein: MKKLIIAASLAALFAGSALAETIKVGVTPAEHAQIMEQVKKIAATKGLDIEILEFSDYVVPNQALADGELQANSFQHQPYLDNQIADRKFDLVSVGTTITTPMGVYSKKVKSLDELKDGATVGIPNDPTNGGRALLVLASKGLIKVNEAVGLKVTPADITENPKNIQIVELDAAQLPRSLDDTDASVINTNYATAAGLNPKKDSIAIESEKSPYANVIAVRSEDKDKPWVKTLVESYHSPEVKNFILEKYNGTVIPSW
- a CDS encoding methionine ABC transporter permease, coding for MSPDMLFNILLKGLIQTLHMVAVSGIVGSVLGLPIGIFLATSGKGELFEAPMTNRIIGFIVNAARSTPFIILVVAIIPFTRLVAGTSIGTNAAIVPLTVATVPFIARLVEAAIREVDKGLIEAARAMGATPLQIVTKVLLAEAKPGITLALTLTLVSLIGYSAMVGAVGGGGLGDLGIRYGYQRFMPDVMLAVVIVLIVLVQLVQSAGDALARSFDKRNRKT
- a CDS encoding methionine ABC transporter ATP-binding protein, with amino-acid sequence MVAFEAVTKTFGGNGKEPAFTALAGVDFVVPRGGISGIIGRSGAGKSTMIRLVNGLERPTSGKVVVDGVDVGALDEGGLRSLRRSVGMIFQHFNLLSSRTAYDNVALPLEISGVSRQEIQRKVGPLLDLVGLGDKAKRYPAELSGGQKQRVGIARALATEPKLLLSDEATSALDPETTQSILELLKRINAELGLTVLLITHEMEVVKTIASQVAVIDKGLIVEQGSTFDIFTHPRHETTRSLLSSAVGVKLPHWVTSGLKSEAAAGDRILVRLVFFGDTAFQPLTARLVAEIGPDVNILAGTIEEIAGAPFGSLVVSYPATPEVLARAKHFYDETGLTTEVLGYVA